In a genomic window of Passer domesticus isolate bPasDom1 chromosome 3, bPasDom1.hap1, whole genome shotgun sequence:
- the CEP68 gene encoding centrosomal protein of 68 kDa isoform X1, translating to MRARGSASSCGRSCVLMAVDVGKSPSEESLSSKAEGDARWDSADTERDFPELAGSLQQLLGTEEAQPGLRGTEGVAVSRHSHTATDLTHGGSSCPPEVPSASAPGFPRARVNSSGKGLLVDRAADGGPVPCRVGHWFLSSEEEQVKASGGWDPVSSPPSRRSSAEQNVLAGSRHAAHAGRRRQSLGAQSPCPSTPELLRPQTPPSPGSALRSRSVLSLSAVSSEGNGPSEEPSGSLPASADVPSAATTAAQELCCPWRVAGRALQRREPPGALLDYRSSVGRIREISSYQADYWACAIPDSLPPSPDRSSPHWNPNKEYEDLLDYAYPLKPRYKLGRIPEPFFHDSGIGLDSFSASPEGMSRSTSIYGRAGQARGSRENGLWEFAASSERFSTPKPGKRGCSGAVPYFEPSPIAKASFTRSASSHLSRGFAKDVRVESSEPSSPGRPAADGRSWATRGSPCPNYTGQVKSTSRFLPTTGVLPLRKEWESDEEFLSLPPRLKELERLAQFLSNLSLTIRTPGHDHQNLAHHSTSKEPISSGLAPLEEVGAGGDRGNTEGYAGLWQPCSFQKPSWESTESNGWIHRDPPRGLHLPPGLRDTLDGMCLNEPRAKGHPKKSQQSESLIQCVKMFCCQLEELIRWLYSVVDVTGSWVPPSPDAESVLASLHRYLEFRKDVADHRSLTESVLERGEALLDCMASNSPALKDTLALIARQSEELESHAEHLYKSILAAVGQDKAGAAHGCSLGAASVRPRLR from the exons ATG AGAGCCCGAGGCTCAGCATCGTCCTGCGGAAGAAGCTGTGTCCTGATGGCCGTGGATGTGGGGAAGTCACCTTCTGAGGAGTCACTGAGCAGCAAGGCCGAGGGCGATGCCAGGTGGGACAGCGCAGACACGGAGAGGGACTTCCcggagctggcagggagcctgcagcagcttttGGGGACAGAGGAAGCCCAGCCCGGCCTGCGAGGGACAGAGGGTGTGGCAGTGAGCAGACACAGTCACACGGCCACTGACCTTACCCACGGAGGCTCCAGCTGCCCCCCAGAAGTGCCTTCAGCATCTGCACCCGGATTTCCCAGAGCAAGAGTGAACTCCTCGGGGAAAGGGCTGTTAGTGGATAGAGCTGCTGATGGTGGCCCTGTGCCTTGTCGAGTTGGCCACTGGTTCCTCTCCTCAGAAGAAGAGCAG GTGAAGGCATCGGGCGGTTGGGACCCGGTGTCCAGCCCTCCCAGCCGGCGCAGCTCTGCCGAGCAGAACGTCCTTGCTGGCAGCCGCCACGCTGCCCACGCTGGCCGTCGGAGACAGAGTCTGGGAGCTCAGTCCCCGTGTCCTTCCACCCCAGAGCTCCTGCGGCCCCAGACCCCGCCCAGCCCCGGGAGCGCCCTGCGGAGCCGCTCCGTGCTCAGCCTCTCTGCCGTGTCCTCAGAAGGGAACGGCCCCTCCGAGGAGCCCTCCGGAAGCTTGCCAGCCAGCGCGGATGTCCCTTCTGCGGCCACCACGGctgcccaggagctgtgctgcccatggCGGGTGGCAGGCAGGGCCCTGCAGAGGCGGGAGCCCCCGGGCGCTCTGCTCGATTACCGCAGCTCCGTGGGGCGCATCCGGGAGATCTCCTCCTACCAAGCCGATTACTGGGCCTGTGCCATTCCGGATTCACTGCCCCCATCTCCGGACCGCAGCTCCCCCCACTGGAACCCCAACAAGGAGTACGAGGACTTGCTGGACTATGCTTACCCTCTGAAGCCGAGGTACAAGCTGGGAAGGATACCGGAGCCTTTCTTCCATGACTCAGGAATAGGTCTGGACAGCTTTTCTGCATCTCCTGAGGGCATGTCCAGGTCCACCAGCATCTACGGCCGAGCTGGGCAGGCTCGGGGAAGCAGAGAAAATGGACTTTGGGAGTTTGCAGCCTCTTCAGAGAGATTCTCCACCCCAAAGCCTGGAAAAAGAGGCTGCTCAGGGGCTGTCCCATACTTTGAACCTTCACCTATTGCCAAAGCATCATTTACAAGGAGTGCTTCCTCTCACCTTTCCAGAGGTTTTGCTAAGGATGTAAGGGTGGAATCATCTGAGCCAAGCTCACCTGGGCGCCCTGCTGCCGATGGGAGAAGCTGGGCTACCAGAGGAAGCCCCTGCCCAAACTACACAGGGCAGGTGAAAAGCACCAGTAGGTTTTTACCCACCACAGGAGTGCTCCCCCTGAGGAAGGAGTGGGAGAGTGatgaagaatttctttcccTGCCTCCAAGACTGAAGGAGCTGGAAAGGCTGGCTCAGTTTTTGTCCAATCTTTCCTTAACTATAAGGACGCCTGGGCATGACCACCAGAACCTTGCACATCACAGCACCAGCAAGGAGCCCATTTCATCTGGGCTGGCTCCTTTAGAAGAAgtgggggctgggggtgacagAGGGAATACTGAGGGTTATGCTGGGCTGTGGCAACCCTGCAGCTTCCAAAAGCCCAGCTGGGAAAGCACAGAATCGAATGGCTGGATCCACAGGGATCCTCCCCGCGGGCTTCATCTACCACCTGGGCTCAGGGACACGTTGGATGGGATGTGCCTAAATGAACCACGGGCCAAGGGGCATCCAAAGAAGAGCCAGCAGAGCGAGTCCCTTATCCAGTGTGTTAAG ATGTTTTGCTGCCAGCTGGAAGAGCTGATCCGCTGGCTGTACAGCGTGGTGGATGTCACCGGCAGCTGGGTGCCACCCTCGCCGGATGCCGAGAGCGTGCTGGCCTCGCTGCACCGCTACCTG GAGTTCAGGAAGGATGTGGCCGACCACCGGAGCCTGACTGAGAGCGTGCTGGAGAGGGGAGAAGCTCTCCTGGACTGCATGGCGTCGAATTCACCAG CTCTGAAGGACACGCTGGCTCTGATTGCCAGACAGTCGGAGGAGCTCGAAAGCCACGCAGAGCACCTGTACAAGTCCATCCTGGCTGCCGTGGGGCAGGACAAGGCGGGTGCAGCACACGGCTGCTCCCTGG GTGCTGCCTCTGTCAGACCTAGGCTGCGTTAG
- the CEP68 gene encoding centrosomal protein of 68 kDa isoform X2: protein MAVDVGKSPSEESLSSKAEGDARWDSADTERDFPELAGSLQQLLGTEEAQPGLRGTEGVAVSRHSHTATDLTHGGSSCPPEVPSASAPGFPRARVNSSGKGLLVDRAADGGPVPCRVGHWFLSSEEEQVKASGGWDPVSSPPSRRSSAEQNVLAGSRHAAHAGRRRQSLGAQSPCPSTPELLRPQTPPSPGSALRSRSVLSLSAVSSEGNGPSEEPSGSLPASADVPSAATTAAQELCCPWRVAGRALQRREPPGALLDYRSSVGRIREISSYQADYWACAIPDSLPPSPDRSSPHWNPNKEYEDLLDYAYPLKPRYKLGRIPEPFFHDSGIGLDSFSASPEGMSRSTSIYGRAGQARGSRENGLWEFAASSERFSTPKPGKRGCSGAVPYFEPSPIAKASFTRSASSHLSRGFAKDVRVESSEPSSPGRPAADGRSWATRGSPCPNYTGQVKSTSRFLPTTGVLPLRKEWESDEEFLSLPPRLKELERLAQFLSNLSLTIRTPGHDHQNLAHHSTSKEPISSGLAPLEEVGAGGDRGNTEGYAGLWQPCSFQKPSWESTESNGWIHRDPPRGLHLPPGLRDTLDGMCLNEPRAKGHPKKSQQSESLIQCVKMFCCQLEELIRWLYSVVDVTGSWVPPSPDAESVLASLHRYLEFRKDVADHRSLTESVLERGEALLDCMASNSPALKDTLALIARQSEELESHAEHLYKSILAAVGQDKAGAAHGCSLGAASVRPRLR, encoded by the exons ATGGCCGTGGATGTGGGGAAGTCACCTTCTGAGGAGTCACTGAGCAGCAAGGCCGAGGGCGATGCCAGGTGGGACAGCGCAGACACGGAGAGGGACTTCCcggagctggcagggagcctgcagcagcttttGGGGACAGAGGAAGCCCAGCCCGGCCTGCGAGGGACAGAGGGTGTGGCAGTGAGCAGACACAGTCACACGGCCACTGACCTTACCCACGGAGGCTCCAGCTGCCCCCCAGAAGTGCCTTCAGCATCTGCACCCGGATTTCCCAGAGCAAGAGTGAACTCCTCGGGGAAAGGGCTGTTAGTGGATAGAGCTGCTGATGGTGGCCCTGTGCCTTGTCGAGTTGGCCACTGGTTCCTCTCCTCAGAAGAAGAGCAG GTGAAGGCATCGGGCGGTTGGGACCCGGTGTCCAGCCCTCCCAGCCGGCGCAGCTCTGCCGAGCAGAACGTCCTTGCTGGCAGCCGCCACGCTGCCCACGCTGGCCGTCGGAGACAGAGTCTGGGAGCTCAGTCCCCGTGTCCTTCCACCCCAGAGCTCCTGCGGCCCCAGACCCCGCCCAGCCCCGGGAGCGCCCTGCGGAGCCGCTCCGTGCTCAGCCTCTCTGCCGTGTCCTCAGAAGGGAACGGCCCCTCCGAGGAGCCCTCCGGAAGCTTGCCAGCCAGCGCGGATGTCCCTTCTGCGGCCACCACGGctgcccaggagctgtgctgcccatggCGGGTGGCAGGCAGGGCCCTGCAGAGGCGGGAGCCCCCGGGCGCTCTGCTCGATTACCGCAGCTCCGTGGGGCGCATCCGGGAGATCTCCTCCTACCAAGCCGATTACTGGGCCTGTGCCATTCCGGATTCACTGCCCCCATCTCCGGACCGCAGCTCCCCCCACTGGAACCCCAACAAGGAGTACGAGGACTTGCTGGACTATGCTTACCCTCTGAAGCCGAGGTACAAGCTGGGAAGGATACCGGAGCCTTTCTTCCATGACTCAGGAATAGGTCTGGACAGCTTTTCTGCATCTCCTGAGGGCATGTCCAGGTCCACCAGCATCTACGGCCGAGCTGGGCAGGCTCGGGGAAGCAGAGAAAATGGACTTTGGGAGTTTGCAGCCTCTTCAGAGAGATTCTCCACCCCAAAGCCTGGAAAAAGAGGCTGCTCAGGGGCTGTCCCATACTTTGAACCTTCACCTATTGCCAAAGCATCATTTACAAGGAGTGCTTCCTCTCACCTTTCCAGAGGTTTTGCTAAGGATGTAAGGGTGGAATCATCTGAGCCAAGCTCACCTGGGCGCCCTGCTGCCGATGGGAGAAGCTGGGCTACCAGAGGAAGCCCCTGCCCAAACTACACAGGGCAGGTGAAAAGCACCAGTAGGTTTTTACCCACCACAGGAGTGCTCCCCCTGAGGAAGGAGTGGGAGAGTGatgaagaatttctttcccTGCCTCCAAGACTGAAGGAGCTGGAAAGGCTGGCTCAGTTTTTGTCCAATCTTTCCTTAACTATAAGGACGCCTGGGCATGACCACCAGAACCTTGCACATCACAGCACCAGCAAGGAGCCCATTTCATCTGGGCTGGCTCCTTTAGAAGAAgtgggggctgggggtgacagAGGGAATACTGAGGGTTATGCTGGGCTGTGGCAACCCTGCAGCTTCCAAAAGCCCAGCTGGGAAAGCACAGAATCGAATGGCTGGATCCACAGGGATCCTCCCCGCGGGCTTCATCTACCACCTGGGCTCAGGGACACGTTGGATGGGATGTGCCTAAATGAACCACGGGCCAAGGGGCATCCAAAGAAGAGCCAGCAGAGCGAGTCCCTTATCCAGTGTGTTAAG ATGTTTTGCTGCCAGCTGGAAGAGCTGATCCGCTGGCTGTACAGCGTGGTGGATGTCACCGGCAGCTGGGTGCCACCCTCGCCGGATGCCGAGAGCGTGCTGGCCTCGCTGCACCGCTACCTG GAGTTCAGGAAGGATGTGGCCGACCACCGGAGCCTGACTGAGAGCGTGCTGGAGAGGGGAGAAGCTCTCCTGGACTGCATGGCGTCGAATTCACCAG CTCTGAAGGACACGCTGGCTCTGATTGCCAGACAGTCGGAGGAGCTCGAAAGCCACGCAGAGCACCTGTACAAGTCCATCCTGGCTGCCGTGGGGCAGGACAAGGCGGGTGCAGCACACGGCTGCTCCCTGG GTGCTGCCTCTGTCAGACCTAGGCTGCGTTAG